A DNA window from Arachis duranensis cultivar V14167 chromosome 3, aradu.V14167.gnm2.J7QH, whole genome shotgun sequence contains the following coding sequences:
- the LOC107480651 gene encoding uncharacterized protein LOC107480651: MGAEVMVTWGTWEELLLGGAILRHGTRDWTVVAAELSARTHLSPCTFTPEACKAKYEDLQQRYCRIRTWFEEIRKKRVEELKKALELSEDSIGCLESKLESLKAVKNENIDDCHVGDGSAGPELHAPPQKMARVESSAKETSKDGLSAGSFTHETRPNWSTECQVPAVSSEDVETKPEVARSTDHEKDLDVDKVEQTIDEGKGVSLKKRRGTRKRKDCGKNANEASGPESDNLVSIDASRCKESSTSNCDDVAKSSGIGEDNTNPKKDGIQEMMETLDSILETKGASAFRRRHDSQKRGRYKNMIRQHMDFDTIRTRISNQTIKTSKELFRDFLLLANNALVFYSKCTREYKTALLLRDHVTKILREKLNAFGSSITHANVSTASLTTDPPVEGGTVRPSDCKIAAPATADGSKAPKKASEVASPPSVESLPVKKASGRTKKGGRGAAVERAATPVKGKKRGRAK, from the exons ATGGGAGCGGAGGTGATGGTGACGTGGGGAACCTGGGAAGAGCTTCTCCTCGGCGGAGCTATTCTCCGGCACGGCACCCGTGACTGGACCGTCGTCGCCGCCGAGCTCAGTGCCCGAACTCACCTTTCTCCATGCACTTTCACACCCGAG GCCTGCAAAGCCAAATATGAAGACTTACAACAGCGTT ATTGTCGTATCAGGACTTGGTTTGAGGAGATTAGGAAGAAGAGAGTTGAAGAGCTTAAGAAAGCTTTGGAGCTATCTGAAGATTCTATTGG GTGTCTTGAATCAAAGCTTGAATCCCTTAAGGCTGTGAAGAATGAGAATATAGATGATTGTCATGTTGGTGATGGCTCAGCTGGACCTGAATTACATGCTCCTCCACAGAAAATGGCAAGAGTTGAATCCTCGGCTAAAGAGACGTCGAAGGATGGGCTATCTGCCGGGAGTTTCACACACGAAACTCGGCCGAACTGGTCAACTGAATGCCAGGTTCCAGCAGTGTCTTCTGAAGATGTGGAGACTAAGCCTGAAGTTGCAAGGTCTACTGACCACGAGAAAGATTTAGATGTAGATAAGGTAGAACAAACTATAGATGAAGGAAAAGGAGTAAGTTTGAAAAAACGAAGAGGGACGAGGAAGAGAAAGGATTGTGGCAAAAATGCTAATGAAGCTAGCGGTCCTGAAAGTGACAATTTGGTTTCTATTGATGCATCACGGTGTAAAGAAAGTTCTACCAGCAACTGTGATGATGTTGCCAAATCTTCCGGCATTGGTGAGGACAATACAAACCCTAAAAAGGATGGAATACAAGAAATGATGGAGACTTTAGATTCCATTTTGGAAACCAAAGGTGCTTCTGCCTTCCGCCGCAGACATGATAGTCAG AAGCGCGGAAGGTACAAGAACATGATCCGGCAGCATATGGACTTCGACACCATACGAACAAGAATTAGCAACCAAACAATTAAGACATCGAAGGAACTTTTCAGAGACTTTCTGTTACTGGCCAACAATGCTCTAGTCTTCTACTCCAAGTGCACCCGTGAATATAAAACTGCCCTATTGCTTAGAGACCATGTCACTAAAATATTGAGGGAGAAGCTAAATGCTTTTGGCAGCAGCATCACTCATGCTAATGTCTCAACTGCATCGCTGACCACGGATCCTCCTGTGGAAGGTGGAACTGTGCGCCCCAGTGATTGCAAGATTGCTGCACCGGCAACAGCTGATGGCAGCAAGGCACCCAAGAAAGCCAGTGAAGTGGCTTCCCCGCCTTCGGTGGAATCCTTGCCCGTCAAGAAAGCTTCTGGCAGAACCAAAAAGGGAGGACGTGGAGCCGCGGTTGAGAGAGCTGCAACACCAgtgaagggaaagaaaagaggGAGAGCAAAGTAA
- the LOC107480652 gene encoding katanin p80 WD40 repeat-containing subunit B1 homolog KTN80.1 isoform X1, whose translation MAKPPYKLQEFVAHSGNVNCLRIGKKACRLFATGGDDQNVNLWTIGKPTSLMSLCGHTSSVESVAFDSAEVLVLGGASSGVIKLWDLEEAKMVRSVAGHSSNCTAVEFHPFGEFFASGSSDANLKLWDIRKKGCIHTYKGHSQGISTIKFTPDGRWVVSGGFDNVVKVWDLTAGKLLNDFKFHEGRICSLEFHPLEFLMATGSVDRTVKFWDLESFELIGSTRQEVSGVRSIAFHPDGRTLFAGLEGSLKVYSWEPVICHDAIDMEWTTLGDLCIHDGKLLSCSFHQNSVVVWIVDISRIEPYTAGLETKNNERTEQQLSLQASPIEKVEVGVGLTSGLRSVSPDIESKEIKNIYVDSSGGDPIALQKSRSYRSPKVDFSEESKEMLRQSPVKGVSAKPNEQSVKRSFISPNIVPRDIPHSKDSAKSGNETIAFSKTKPGMLLRPAHARRASSGIFDFDNVDTNSKLYSAKDCNFQVTVESQNNVKEACEDKHPIKSVTEKFEKTLTPDTFSDTDKRVESSPCSEEITPVNINGVAVVRGRTRSLVERFERKERTPISEDQTKASLITIHERKEKNLKEDQSNVATTPTTIFERRETIPIVEDRNNTPNIPSTMSETDKSPNILKAEPQIDERISNSGNEGELIEGLMQTHDVTLSNLRSRLTKIQVVRHFWDRNDSKGAINALRKLPDKSVQADVISVLVEKMEILTLDLFSSLLPVLVGLLDSNTERHVKVSLDLLLKLVAVFGPMIRSTVSAPPSVGVDLHAQQRRECCNQCFMQLQKIHMILPILVRRGGLLAKSAQELNLVLQQS comes from the exons ATGGCTAAACCACCATACAAACTAc AGGAATTTGTGGCTCATTCAGGCAATGTGAATTGTTTAAGGATAGGAAAGAAGGCATGCCGCCTTTTCGCAACAGGAGGGGATGATCAAAATGTCAATCTATGGACAATTGGGAAACCAACTTCTTTGATG AGTCTCTGTGGTCATACAAGTTCAGTAGAATCCGTTGCTTTCGACTCAGCAGAAGTGTTGGTTCTTGGTGGAGCATCATCAGGTGTAATAAAGCTTTGGGATCTGGAAGAAGCAAAGA TGGTTCGCTCTGTTGCTGGACACAGTTCCAATTGCACTGCCGTCGAGTTTCATCCATTTGGTGAGTTTTTTGCATCTGGCTCCTCGGATGCTAATCTAAAGCTTTGGGATATCCGGAAGAAGGGATGCATTCATACATACAAGGGTCATAGCCAGGGTATTAGTACAATCAAATTCACTCCAGACGGCCGTTGGGTAGTTTCCGGTGGATTTGATAATGTTGTGAAG GTCTGGGATCTAACAGCTGGAAAACTCTTGAATGACTTCAAGTTCCATGAAGGACGCATTTGCTCCCTAGAATTCcatcctcttgagtttcttatGGCCACAG GGTCAGTGGACAGAACAGTGAAATTTTGGGATTTAGAATCCTTTGAACTGATTGGATCTACTAGACAAGAG GTTTCAGGGGTACGTTCAATAGCGTTTCATCCTGATGGACGGACCTTATTTGCAGGACTTGAGGGTAGTTTGAAG GTCTATTCATGGGAACCTGTAATATGTCatgatgctattgacatggaatGGACAACACTTGGTGACCTCTGCATTCATGATGGAAAACTTTTGAGTTGCTCATTCCACCAAAATTCAGTTGTAGTATGGATAGTGGATATATCG CGTATTGAACCATATACTGCTGGCTTGGAAACCAAGAACAACGAAAGAACAGAGCAGCAACTTAGTCTTCAGGCGAGTCCAATAGAGAAAGTCGAGGTTGGTGTAGGACTTACTTCTGGGTTGCGCAGTGTTTCTCCGGACATTGAATCAAAAGAGATAAAGAATATATATGTTGACT CTTCTGGAGGGGATCCTATTGCTTTACAGAAATCTAGGTCTTATCGTTCTCCAAAAGTAGATTTCTCAGAGGAATCAAAGGAAATGCTAAGGCAAAGTCCTGTAAAAGGTGTTAGTGCAAAACCAAATGAACAATCAGTAAAAAGATCTTTCATTTCACCTAACATTGTACCTCGGGACATTCCTCATAGCAAGGACTCAGCAAAATCTGGAAATGAAACAATCGCCTTTTCAAAGACAAAACCTGGGATGCTACTTAGGCCAGCTCATGCTCGGAGAGCATCTTCCGgcatatttgattttgataatgTGGATACCAATAGTAAACTATACAGTGCTAAAGACTGCAACTTCCAGGTGACAGTAGAATCTCAGAACAATGtcaaagaagcttgtgaagacaAACATCCTATTAAGAGTGTTACAGAGAAGTTTGAAAAGACCTTAACTCCGGACACATTTTCCGACACAGACAAAC GTGTTGAATCCTCACCCTGCAGTGAAGAGATTACTCCGGTTAATATCAATGGAG TTGCTGTTGTCCGAGGAAGGACTCGTTCTCTGGTTGAGAGGTttgaaagaaaggaaagaactCCTATCAGTGAGGATCAAACTAAGGCATCCCTCATCACAATACATGAAAGGAAGGAAAAAAATCTCAAGGAAGACCAAAGCAACGTGGCCACCACCCCCACCACAATATTTGAGAGGAGAGAAACAATTCCCATTGTTGAAGATCGTAACAACACACCCAACATTCCCAGCACAATGTCTGAAACTGATAAATCTCCCAACATCCTG AAAGCAGAGCCTCAAATTGATGAAAGGATCTCAAACTCTGGAAATGAAGGGGAACTAATCGAAGGTCTCATGCAAACCCATGATGTAACATTAAGTAATCTTCGATCACGTTTGACAAAAATACAG GTAGTGCGACATTTTTGGGACCGCAATGATAGTAAAGGTGCCATCAATGCTTTGAGAAAGTTGCCTGATAAATCT GTTCAAGCAGATGTTATCAGTGTCCTTGTTGAGAAGATGGAGATTCTCACTTTGGATTTATTTTCCTCCTTACTTCCTGTGCTCGTAGGTTTGCTTGATAGCAATACAGAGAG ACATGTGAAGGTGTCGTTGGATTTGCTATTAAAGCTTGTAGCAGTTTTTGGTCCAATGATACGATCAACTGTTTCTGCGCCTCCGTCAGTTGGGGTTGATCTACATGCACAGCAAAG GCGCGAATGCTGCAACCAATGCTTTATGCAACTGCAGAAGATCCATATGATTCTTCCAATATTAGTAAG GAGGGGTGGCTTGTTGGCCAAGTCTGCACAGGAGCTGAATTTAGTCCTTCAACAATCCTAA
- the LOC107480652 gene encoding katanin p80 WD40 repeat-containing subunit B1 homolog KTN80.2 isoform X2: MDNWETNFFDESLWSYKFSRIRCFRLSRSVGSWWSIIRCNKALGSGRSKDIVVRSVAGHSSNCTAVEFHPFGEFFASGSSDANLKLWDIRKKGCIHTYKGHSQGISTIKFTPDGRWVVSGGFDNVVKVWDLTAGKLLNDFKFHEGRICSLEFHPLEFLMATGSVDRTVKFWDLESFELIGSTRQEVSGVRSIAFHPDGRTLFAGLEGSLKVYSWEPVICHDAIDMEWTTLGDLCIHDGKLLSCSFHQNSVVVWIVDISRIEPYTAGLETKNNERTEQQLSLQASPIEKVEVGVGLTSGLRSVSPDIESKEIKNIYVDSSGGDPIALQKSRSYRSPKVDFSEESKEMLRQSPVKGVSAKPNEQSVKRSFISPNIVPRDIPHSKDSAKSGNETIAFSKTKPGMLLRPAHARRASSGIFDFDNVDTNSKLYSAKDCNFQVTVESQNNVKEACEDKHPIKSVTEKFEKTLTPDTFSDTDKRVESSPCSEEITPVNINGVAVVRGRTRSLVERFERKERTPISEDQTKASLITIHERKEKNLKEDQSNVATTPTTIFERRETIPIVEDRNNTPNIPSTMSETDKSPNILKAEPQIDERISNSGNEGELIEGLMQTHDVTLSNLRSRLTKIQVVRHFWDRNDSKGAINALRKLPDKSVQADVISVLVEKMEILTLDLFSSLLPVLVGLLDSNTERHVKVSLDLLLKLVAVFGPMIRSTVSAPPSVGVDLHAQQRRECCNQCFMQLQKIHMILPILVRRGGLLAKSAQELNLVLQQS; encoded by the exons ATGGACAATTGGGAAACCAACTTCTTTGATG AGTCTCTGTGGTCATACAAGTTCAGTAGAATCCGTTGCTTTCGACTCAGCAGAAGTGTTGGTTCTTGGTGGAGCATCATCAGGTGTAATAAAGCTTTGGGATCTGGAAGAAGCAAAGA TATAGTGGTTCGCTCTGTTGCTGGACACAGTTCCAATTGCACTGCCGTCGAGTTTCATCCATTTGGTGAGTTTTTTGCATCTGGCTCCTCGGATGCTAATCTAAAGCTTTGGGATATCCGGAAGAAGGGATGCATTCATACATACAAGGGTCATAGCCAGGGTATTAGTACAATCAAATTCACTCCAGACGGCCGTTGGGTAGTTTCCGGTGGATTTGATAATGTTGTGAAG GTCTGGGATCTAACAGCTGGAAAACTCTTGAATGACTTCAAGTTCCATGAAGGACGCATTTGCTCCCTAGAATTCcatcctcttgagtttcttatGGCCACAG GGTCAGTGGACAGAACAGTGAAATTTTGGGATTTAGAATCCTTTGAACTGATTGGATCTACTAGACAAGAG GTTTCAGGGGTACGTTCAATAGCGTTTCATCCTGATGGACGGACCTTATTTGCAGGACTTGAGGGTAGTTTGAAG GTCTATTCATGGGAACCTGTAATATGTCatgatgctattgacatggaatGGACAACACTTGGTGACCTCTGCATTCATGATGGAAAACTTTTGAGTTGCTCATTCCACCAAAATTCAGTTGTAGTATGGATAGTGGATATATCG CGTATTGAACCATATACTGCTGGCTTGGAAACCAAGAACAACGAAAGAACAGAGCAGCAACTTAGTCTTCAGGCGAGTCCAATAGAGAAAGTCGAGGTTGGTGTAGGACTTACTTCTGGGTTGCGCAGTGTTTCTCCGGACATTGAATCAAAAGAGATAAAGAATATATATGTTGACT CTTCTGGAGGGGATCCTATTGCTTTACAGAAATCTAGGTCTTATCGTTCTCCAAAAGTAGATTTCTCAGAGGAATCAAAGGAAATGCTAAGGCAAAGTCCTGTAAAAGGTGTTAGTGCAAAACCAAATGAACAATCAGTAAAAAGATCTTTCATTTCACCTAACATTGTACCTCGGGACATTCCTCATAGCAAGGACTCAGCAAAATCTGGAAATGAAACAATCGCCTTTTCAAAGACAAAACCTGGGATGCTACTTAGGCCAGCTCATGCTCGGAGAGCATCTTCCGgcatatttgattttgataatgTGGATACCAATAGTAAACTATACAGTGCTAAAGACTGCAACTTCCAGGTGACAGTAGAATCTCAGAACAATGtcaaagaagcttgtgaagacaAACATCCTATTAAGAGTGTTACAGAGAAGTTTGAAAAGACCTTAACTCCGGACACATTTTCCGACACAGACAAAC GTGTTGAATCCTCACCCTGCAGTGAAGAGATTACTCCGGTTAATATCAATGGAG TTGCTGTTGTCCGAGGAAGGACTCGTTCTCTGGTTGAGAGGTttgaaagaaaggaaagaactCCTATCAGTGAGGATCAAACTAAGGCATCCCTCATCACAATACATGAAAGGAAGGAAAAAAATCTCAAGGAAGACCAAAGCAACGTGGCCACCACCCCCACCACAATATTTGAGAGGAGAGAAACAATTCCCATTGTTGAAGATCGTAACAACACACCCAACATTCCCAGCACAATGTCTGAAACTGATAAATCTCCCAACATCCTG AAAGCAGAGCCTCAAATTGATGAAAGGATCTCAAACTCTGGAAATGAAGGGGAACTAATCGAAGGTCTCATGCAAACCCATGATGTAACATTAAGTAATCTTCGATCACGTTTGACAAAAATACAG GTAGTGCGACATTTTTGGGACCGCAATGATAGTAAAGGTGCCATCAATGCTTTGAGAAAGTTGCCTGATAAATCT GTTCAAGCAGATGTTATCAGTGTCCTTGTTGAGAAGATGGAGATTCTCACTTTGGATTTATTTTCCTCCTTACTTCCTGTGCTCGTAGGTTTGCTTGATAGCAATACAGAGAG ACATGTGAAGGTGTCGTTGGATTTGCTATTAAAGCTTGTAGCAGTTTTTGGTCCAATGATACGATCAACTGTTTCTGCGCCTCCGTCAGTTGGGGTTGATCTACATGCACAGCAAAG GCGCGAATGCTGCAACCAATGCTTTATGCAACTGCAGAAGATCCATATGATTCTTCCAATATTAGTAAG GAGGGGTGGCTTGTTGGCCAAGTCTGCACAGGAGCTGAATTTAGTCCTTCAACAATCCTAA
- the LOC107480649 gene encoding inositol 1,3,4-trisphosphate 5/6-kinase 4, protein MGVVRGVILDESALLTEGGGDKNGFILRPGAESLIQTLSLSKIHIGISYDVNSPDDKVSVLQSASSYPLDCFIVNDPTSEIMPAWSINTDGGIVYLVSNKKEVLPKLSSYKWLLVVLNDGDESLYYTTDALRIQNLAEFPLTMCQLNKSSTGTNAATVGYIMKPSRVEDFAMRGAFPLCPTQNGLMFVPLTPMLPLSTQLKDIDIVLHKATDEILSIEDNKITFTENIQELQRYLELHQDLCVIDPLKNIYPLLDRLEIQQILRGLEELNKEGSHLIRGAHFLKIDNFEEFNFETGLAEARLSLPCIVKPKVACGVSDAHKMAIVFRVDDFKNVNVPLPAVIQEYVDHSSTLYKFYVLGEKVFHAVKKSIPNADVLKKSSNGDELKPIEFDSLKSLPTASGDCSMTSRESIDVKLVTDAANWLRRRLQLTIFGFDVVIQEGTQDHVIVDVNYLPSFKEVPREISIPAFWESIRGKYDLRLSK, encoded by the coding sequence ATGGGTGTAGTGAGAGGAGTGATATTGGATGAATCGGCACTCTTAACTGAAGGTGGTGGGGATAAAAATGGATTCATACTACGGCCGGGAGCCGAGTCTCTCATCCAAACCCTCTCCCTGTCCAAAATTCATATAGGAATCTCGTATGACGTAAACTCTCCAGATGACAAGGTGAGTGTTCTTCAAAGTGCAAGTTCGTACCCTCTTGATTGTTTTATCGTAAATGATCCTACGAGTGAGATTATGCCTGCATGGAGCATTAATACTGATGGCGGGATTGTTTATCTAGTTTCTAACAAGAAGGAGGTCTTACCTAAATTAAGCAGTTATAAATGGCTTCTTGTTGTTTTGAACGATGGAGATGAAAGCTTGTATTACACAACAGATGCACTTCGAATACAAAATTTGGCGGAGTTTCCCTTGACTATGTGCCAGTTAAATAAAAGTTCAACCGGAACTAATGCTGCAACTGTGGGTTATATAATGAAGCCTTCTCGAGTTGAAGATTTTGCAATGAGGGGTGCATTTCCATTATGTCCTACTCAAAATGGGTTGATGTTTGTGCCTCTCACACCCATGCTTCCTTTATCAACTCAATTGAAGGACATTGATATAGTTCTCCACAAAGCCACAGATGAGATATTATCCATTGAAGACAATAAAATTACTTTCACGGAAAACATACAAGAACTGCAAAGATATTTGGAACTTCACCAGGATCTTTGTGTGATTGATCCACTGAAGAACATATATCCATTATTGGATAGACTAGAAATACAGCAAATTCTACGTGGCTTAGAAGAACTAAATAAGGAAGGCAGCCATTTGATCAGAGGGGCCCATTTTCTTAAGATCGAtaattttgaagaatttaattttgagacTGGATTAGCTGAAGCCAGATTGTCTCTTCCATGTATAGTGAAACCTAAGGTTGCTTGTGGTGTCAGTGATGCACATAAGATGGCAATTGTTTTCAGAGTTGATGATTTTAAGAATGTAAATGTTCCTCTTCCAGCTGTTATCCAGGAATATGTGGATCATTCGTCCACtttgtataaattttatgtCTTGGGTGAGAAAGTTTTCCATGCTGTCAAGAAGTCGATACCAAATGCTGATGTTTTGAAGAAATCATCCAACGGTGATGAACTCAAACCTATAGAGTTTGACAGCTTAAAATCTTTACCCACAGCCAGTGGTGACTGCAGCATGACGAGCAGAGAGTCTATTGATGTTAAACTGGTTACAGATGCTGCAAATTGGCTTAGAAGAAGGCTTCAGCTTACTATCTTTGGTTTTGATGTTGTAATTCAGGAAGGTACGCAAGATCATGTAATTGTGGATGTTAATTATCTCCCGTCATTTAAGGAAGTACCTCGTGAAATCTCAATACCTGCCTTCTGGGAATCCATTAGAGGTAAGTATGACCTTAGGTTGTCTAAATAA
- the LOC107480648 gene encoding protein POLLEN DEFECTIVE IN GUIDANCE 1, with translation MRYRGGGVIGGLPPQSQPQRRKKRKHKSAHPESVTFDSVNGSNHDFEVNTSQLLAEVTTDEMPTTSATEQSTATAASGHGFSYGELRYRILNGGATCAVSALDDGNAKELSSVTSAEVENSQKELVLSGGGNVARSDTVELNRVLLVHGSDSDKSPVTYFLEELYNGNSLRGTTTLGDEKGRERVYDTIFRLPWRCELLIDVGFFVCFNSFLSLLTVMPTRIAITIWRLLRARKFKRPSTVELSDFGCFLMMVCGVILLQQIDISLIYHMIRGQSTIKLYVIYNVLEIFDKLCQHFNGDVMRMLFHSAEGLAKFHPEMESTRFWIWRFISDQVVAIVASIVHSCILLVQAITLSACMVAHNNALPAMLVSNNFAEIKSYVFKGYNKDNVRSLVYFDSIERFHISALILFVLAQNILEAEGSWLGSFLINILLVFLCEMAIDIIKHSFIAKFNNIKPIAFSEFLEALCKQTLNIETEDAKKNLTFVPIAPACVVIRVLTPVYAANLPYNPFPWRLFWIMLFSAMTYIMLTSLKVLIGMILQKHATWYINRCERRKLHAD, from the exons ATGAGGTACCGAGGCGGCGGCGTAATCGGAGGGTTACCGCCGCAATCCCAACCGCAGCGTAGGAAGAAGCGGAAGCACAAGTCCGCTCACCCTGAATCCGTTACTTTTGATTCCGTTAACGGTTCTAACCATGACTTCGAAGTCAACACCAGTCAACTACTCGCTGAGGTCACAACCGACGAGATGCCTACCACTTCCGCCACGGAACAAAGTACAGCCACTGCTGCCAGCGGCCACGGTTTCAGCTACGGCGAACTGCGGTATAGAATCCTTAACGGCGGGGCTACTTGTGCGGTTTCGGCGCTTGATGACGGTAACGCCAAGGAACTTAGTTCGGTAACTTCGGCAGAGGTTGAGAATTCGCAGAAAGAACTGGTCCTGAGTGGCGGTGGTAATGTTGCCAGATCTGACACCGTGGAGTTGAATCGTGTTTTGCTGGTTCATGGTTCTGATT CGGATAAGTCACCTGTAACATACTTCCTGGAGGAACTGTACAATGGAAATTCTTTGAGGGGCACAACTACTCTTGGCGAcgaaaagggaagagaaagagtttATGACACGATCTTTCGATTGCCGTGGAGATGTGAATTG CTTATAGATGTTGGCTTCTTTGTCTGCTTCAATTCTTTTTTGTCATTGTTAACGGTGATGCCGACAAGGATTGCTATCACCATTTGGAGACTTCTAAGAGCAAG GAAGTTCAAGAGGCCATCTACTGTTGAGTTGTCGGATTTTGGCTGTTTTCTTATGATGGTATGTGGAGTCATTCTTTTGCAGCAAATAG ATATCAGCTTAATATATCATATGATCCGAGGTCAATCAACCATCAAATTGTATGTGATCTACAATGTATTAGAG atatttgataaattatgtCAGCATTTTAATGGGGATGTAATGAGAATGTTATTTCATTCAGCTGAAGGGCTAGCAAAATTTCACCCAGAGATGGAAAGTACAAGATTCTGGATTTGGAGATTCATTTCTGACCAAGTTGTAGCTATTGTTGCTTCAA TTGTTCATTCTTGTATCCTGTTAGTTCAAGCAATCACTTTATCAGCCTGTATGGTTGCTCACAATAATGCATTGCCAGCTATGCTTGTGTCAAATAATTTTGCCGAGATCAAAAGCTATGTGTTCAAGGGTTATAATAAGGATAATGTTCGCAGTTTGGTATACTTCG ATTCCATAGAGAGATTCCACATATCAGCACTTATCTTATTTGTTTTGGCTCAAAATATTCTGGAAGCAGAAGGCTCTTGGTTAGGAAGTTTTCTCATT AATATCCTCTTGGTTTTTCTATGTGAAATGGCTATTGATATTATCAAGCATTCGTTCATTGCTAAATTTAATAACATTAAGCCCATTGCATTCTCTGAGTTCCTTGAAGCCTTGTGTAAGCAG acaCTAAATATAGAAACTGAGGATGCAAAGAAAAACCTAACTTTTGTCCCTATTGCTCCAGCATGTGTG GTCATTCGAGTTCTGACTCCAGTATATGCTGCTAACCTTCCTTACAACCCCTTTCCTTGGAGGCTTTTCTGGATTATGCTGTTTTCAGCAATGACATATATTATGCTCACAAGCCTCAAGGTTCTAATTGGCATGATTCTTCAGAAACATGCCACTTGGTACATTAATCGCTGCGAAAGGAGGAAACTTCATGCAGATTAA